In Segatella copri, the DNA window GCGTATGTAGGTCGGCAGATGGAACTTGATACGCCAAGCGGAAAGGCGTACTTCCCCGACATGATATTCTACCATACTCGGTTGAAATGCTATGTGGTAGTGGAGTTGAAAATCGTGGATTTTATGCCTGAGTTCATCGGTAAGCTGAATTTCTATGTTTCGGCAGCAGATGAGTTGCTTAAAGGAGAAGGAGACAATCCAAGCATTGGCATTCTCCTTTGCAAGGATAAAGACTCGTCCGTTGTTGAATGGTCTTTGCGTGGTATTACCACTCCGTTAGGTGTGGCTAGTTATCAGTTGCAGGAGGTGTATGAACGTACACTGCTTGAAATCAAGCAGGAATCGGCAGAGGAAGAAGACTAAGCAAAATTGAAATCGTAGACAGGGTTTACGATGTTTGCATGTTTGCATGCAAACATGTTTTGGTTTGACTAGCATGTGTGTTGTCTAATGGGGGTAAGTCCCTAATAAGCCCTAATAGCGGGAATTATCAAGCAGGTAACGAAGGTACTTATGCCTAATGGTAAGTACCGATATCCTACTGTGTATTTTACTGTTAACGATGATGTCAAGGCTCTGACAACAGAACAATTAGACAAAATCCGCATCCCTGTCTATAAACAGTTAATTTGAAATTAATATGGAAGAAATATGACGACAAAGAAAAAGGGCGCATCGGATTGGGATGCGCCCTAACTTGTTAAATAAATTCAGAGGGTTTCTGCTCATGAAAAACCCTCTTAATGGAAGAGAATCAGGAAGCATCCAGGAGGTACTGGAGCTTCGTGGCATCAAAACACGGACAGGCTTTCTGAACGCCAGGCAAATCGCGATGCCCCAGGATGGTACGGATGCCCGGAAAACGGTGGTGAAGTTCCTGAATCAGATGCTTCATTGACTCCTTCTGCTCAGGAGTGCGGGTGTCGCTGATGCAGCCCGATGGCGAAAGACCACCCTCGTAACAGATGCCTATGCTGTGCGCATTGTAACCGAGGGCATGAGAGCCCATACGCTCTACCGGGCGACAGGCATGAACCACTCCATCCAGCGTGATGTAGAAATGGTAGCCGATGTCAGTCCAGCCGTTGTTATGAACATGGTCGTAGCGCAGCATCTTCATCGTATAACGGTGATCGCAGCGGCTGCCACTGCAATGCACCACTATCATATCGATGTCTCTCATAGGCATCACTCTAAAGTCCACCTGCCGAAACGCCCAACGCCCCGAGGAGAGCTGTCAGTACGGTTACTGCAAACTTGAGAATCTCATTCCATTTCTGCTTGTTCTTTTCTGTCATAATCTATTCTGTTTTAAAAGGTTAATTATTCTAATCCGTCTCCAGTGTCACCATTGCCGGTACTGCCAGTTCCGCCGGTCTGCTCGCCTGAGGTGTTGCCACCCGTGGTATCGCCGCCAGAAGGAGCATTGTCCTTGGCAGGCTTTTTCTTAGCCTCCTCGATGTCGAGGGTCTTGGCACCCTCCTTCTCAGCCTTGAGGGCAGCCTTCTGTACGGCACGTGATGCAACCTGCTCAAACTCCATACCTACGAAGATGTTGGCAAGATCGCTGCCCGGGATAAACTGGATGTTCACACCCTTGATGTTGATGTCGCTCTTAAATT includes these proteins:
- a CDS encoding N-acetylmuramoyl-L-alanine amidase codes for the protein MRDIDMIVVHCSGSRCDHRYTMKMLRYDHVHNNGWTDIGYHFYITLDGVVHACRPVERMGSHALGYNAHSIGICYEGGLSPSGCISDTRTPEQKESMKHLIQELHHRFPGIRTILGHRDLPGVQKACPCFDATKLQYLLDAS
- a CDS encoding smalltalk protein codes for the protein MTEKNKQKWNEILKFAVTVLTALLGALGVSAGGL
- a CDS encoding HU family DNA-binding protein, coding for MAINYSLVKLASKFGDKAGVPLFYARAQMKDSISLKKFAKLIAMQTTVSYADVTAVLVSMQENMIIELQRGNQIDFGELGKFRLQLTSEGAATAAEFKSDINIKGVNIQFIPGSDLANIFVGMEFEQVASRAVQKAALKAEKEGAKTLDIEEAKKKPAKDNAPSGGDTTGGNTSGEQTGGTGSTGNGDTGDGLE